DNA sequence from the Archangium lipolyticum genome:
ACCAGCTCGCGAAGGTGGAGGGCAGGGGACGGCTGCGGATGGACCGGCTCCCGCCAATCTTGTCCCACTTCAGCGTCATGATGGAGAGGCCGGCGTAGCCCTCGTCGAGCCCCTCGCGCAGCAGCGCCTCCATGCGGGCCAGCTCCTCCGGGGAGGGCTTCACCCTGTCATCCAGGCTGCGCTCCATGCCCATCACGTGGGAGCGGATGGCCGAGTGGCCCACGAAGGAGCCCACGTTGGGTCCCAGCGGCAGGCCGTCCAGGTGCGTGAGGTACTCGCCGAGCGTCTCCCAGTCCTTCTTGCGCTCGAGCAGCGAGCGCACCGTGTCGTAGGGGATGGCCTCCACGCGGCAGAACTGGTCCGCGAGGTCCTCTGGTGTACCCACCGCGAGGCTGAGCGAGCAGCTCCCCACCATCACCGAGGTGACGCCGTGGCGCACGGATTCGGAGAGGGAAGGGGCCAGCTCCACCTCGGCGTCGTAGTGCGTGTGCAGGTCGATGAACCCGGGCATCACCCAGCGGCCCGTGGCGTCGATGACACGCGTACCGGGCCCCCGTGGCAGGGGCGACTCGCTGATGTCCGCCACGAGGCCGTCACGGATGCCCAGGTGACGCACCCGGGGCGGGCTGCCCCGTCCGTCGAAGAAGAGTCCGTTGGTGATGACGAGCTCGTACGGCGATGCGGACATGGATCCTCCTGGGATGGGGACAGCCCTCGAACTGCTCTCCTTCATGTGAGCACGCACTCCCGGTATGGTCGAGGAGCGAATCCAGGAGCCCATCAGATGAAAGACAAGACAGTGCTCGTGACCGGTGCCAACTCGGGTGTGGGGCTTGCCACGACGGTGGAGCTGGCGCGACGAGGCGCGAATGTCGTCATGGTCTGCCGCAGTGCCGAGCGGGGTGAGGCCGCGCTGCGAGAGGCCCTCCAGCACGGCGGGACGGGCAAGGTCGAGCTCATGCTGTGCGACCTGGGCTCGCTCGAGAGCATCCGGGAGTTCGCCAGGACCTTCCAGGCGCGGCACGAGGTGCTGGACGTGTTGATCAACAACGCGGGGGTCTTCTCCCTGAAGCGGCAGACGACGCGGGATGGCTTCGAGTCCCAGCTGGGCGTCAATCACCTCGGCCACTTCCTGCTCACGAACCTGCTGCTGGAGCAGGTGAAGCGGGCGCGGCAGGGGCGGATCCTCAATGTGTCCTCGGGCGCGCACAAGGTCGGGGCGATCCACTGGGATGACCCGCACCTCACCCGGAAGTACGGCGCGTGGAAGGGCTACGCGCAGTCCAAGCTCGCCAACATCCTGTTCACCAAGGCGCTCGCGGAGCGGCTGCGAGGCACCGCCGTCACCGCCAACAGCCTGCATCCCGGAGCGGTCGGCACCCAGCTCGGGAAGGATCGGGAGACGGGCTTCGGCGGCGCCATCCTGGCCATGCTCAAGCCGTTCTTCCTGACGCCGGCGCAGGGCGCCGAGACGTCCGTGTACCTGGCGGCGAGCGAGGACGTCACCCGCGTCTCGGGTGAGTACTTCTACAAGAAGAAGATCGTCCCCGTGTCGAAGCGGGCGAAGGACCGCGAGCTCGCCGAGCGGCTGTGGTCGTGGAGCGAGAAGGAGGTCGGACTGGCATGAGCGCTCAGTCAGAGGCTGCCTTCCGGCGGGCGTACGACCACCTGCTGTCGTTGTGGACCACCCCGCCCGAGTCCAGGGACGTCGAGACGCCGAGCGCGCGAAC
Encoded proteins:
- a CDS encoding SDR family oxidoreductase, yielding MKDKTVLVTGANSGVGLATTVELARRGANVVMVCRSAERGEAALREALQHGGTGKVELMLCDLGSLESIREFARTFQARHEVLDVLINNAGVFSLKRQTTRDGFESQLGVNHLGHFLLTNLLLEQVKRARQGRILNVSSGAHKVGAIHWDDPHLTRKYGAWKGYAQSKLANILFTKALAERLRGTAVTANSLHPGAVGTQLGKDRETGFGGAILAMLKPFFLTPAQGAETSVYLAASEDVTRVSGEYFYKKKIVPVSKRAKDRELAERLWSWSEKEVGLA